The region TACAGGGAAGAGAATATGGAGCTGCTTAATGATTTATATTCCACCAACCGGGAGCTGACGCTGCAGACAGGGGAAGCCTGTTTTGATAAGATCCTGACGAAGAACATGAGCAAGTGCAAGATCGTGGAGAAAATCAGCCTGGATCAGGCGGACCGGATTCTTCAGATCTGCCACAGTGAGGGAGCGGTCAAAATTGATGATACGGAGATCAAGGAGGACGGACTTCATGTGGAAGGTGTGATAGAGGTGCGGATTCTTTATATGACCTCTGACGACAGCCAGCCTATCCAGTCGGCGGTGGAGGATATCCCCTTCCATTACCTCATTGAGGCACCGGGGATCAATGATAAGACCATCTGTCAGTTAAATCCGGGCTTAGAGCAGCTAAGCGCTGTTATGATGGGCGGAGGAACCATTGAAGTGAAGTCGACGATTTCCCTTGACTTACTGGCTCTCCAGCCGGTTTGCCAGCAAATCATTACCAATGCGTCGGAAGCTCCCATGGATTTAAACAGCTTGCAGAAACTTCCTGGAATTGTGGGATACATCGTACAGCCAGAAGATTCTCTTTGGAAAATTGCAAAAAAATTCCATACCACCATAGATACCATCATAGCCACCAATGGTTTGACAGATAAATCCGTAAAACCGGGGGATCGTCTGATTCTTGTAAAAGAATTGTCTTAAAATGGAATGCCAGGCAGAAGGATTCACTTTTGCCTGGCATATTTGGTTTAGACTTTGAATGATTTTTTTAAAAAAGGGTAAGATAAAGATTGCTATTCACATATCAGCTTGCCCTGTTATATAATATACTATAGCTAAGCTATAGCTTCAACCATCGATGGCGCCAAAACGCATCCAGCTGGTGCTTTAGATAGATGACAGGTTACCCTGGACGGTAGTGACGTGATTGCAAGGCGTTATTACCGTTTACATATCCTGAATTACCGATACCGGAGAATGAAGATCATGAATTACACCTATATTTTAAAATGTGCGGATGATACTCTGTACTGCGGCTGGACAAACCATTTGGAGAAACGCCTGTCCGCCCACAACCAGGGAAAAGGAGCAAAATACACAAAAGCGCGCAGGCCTGTGGTTTTAGCCTATTGGGAAGAATTTTCCACGAAGGAAGAGGCTATGCGCCGTGAGGCTGCAATAAAAAAGCTTTCCAGGAGGGACAAGCTAAAGCTCATGGGGGAAATTGGATGAGAAAAACCGTCAGGACCGCAAAAGCAGGGGACTGACGGTTTTACCCGTTCTAGGCAACAAAATGGTACATCAGGATATAATGGCACAGGCTTCCTCCCATGACAAAGAGGTGAAAAATCTCGTGGGAGCCGAAGCTTTTGTGTTTGGCGTTGAAAACAGGAAGCTTCAGGGCATAAATGATACCGCCCAGGGTGTAGATGATGCCTCCGGCCAGCAGCCAGAGGAACCCGGCAGGAGAAAGAGCATCTATGATCTTTGTAAATGCCAGAACACACACCCAGCCCATGGCAATGTAAAGACTGGAAGAAAACCATTTGGGGCACATGATAAAGCAGGCTTTAATCAGAATCCCTGTAACAGCGATTCCCCATACAAGAGCCAGCAGGCCCCAGCCGGTCTCATCTCCCAGAACGATCAGGCAAACCGGTGTGTAGGTTCCTGCAATCAGGATGAAGATCATCATGTGATCTATTTTTTTTAACAGACGGTTTATCTTGGGAGAGATATCAAGGGTATGATAGATGGTGCTGGCTGCATAAAGAAAGACCATGCTGATGCAAAAGACCGTTAATGCGGCCAGATGTAGCCTTCCGTCGGATGAAGCCTTAATAAGCAGCGGGGTTGCGGCAACGAGTGCCAGTATCATGGCGATGAAATGAGTGATGGCACTGACCGGATCTTTGATTTTAAATTCCATAACAAACCTCCTTGTAGAAAATGATAACCTATGATGTAGTAATTAATACTATGTATCACATCTTTATTCACTATACTCTTTTAGCTAAAAAAATGCAACTGTTTTTTACGGTATAAAGTTCAAAAAGGGGTTTGCCAGAATTGAAACAATAAAATATAATGAATAGAGGAAGGGAAGAAAGGGAAAGGAAGGTATGACCGCCCTATGAATCAGACGATTAAAGAACTTATGGAAAGAAAATCCGTCCGTGTATATGAGGAACGGGTCATTGAACCGGAGAAAAAGGCGGCTATTTTGGAAGCGGCGTTACAGGCCCCCACTGCCGGGAACATGACCTTGTATTCCATCATTGACGTGACGGACCAGAAGCGGAAGGAAACCTTATCAATAACCTGTGACAACCAGCCATTTATTGCAAAAGCGCCTTTGGTGCTTGTTTTTGTGGCCGATTATCATAGGTGGTACGAGTTGTTCTGCCATTATGAGGATGTGGTCAGAAAACCTGGCCTGGGAGATCTTATGCTGGCCTGTGATGATGCACTGATCGCCGCACAGAATGCGGTTGTGGCAGCAGAATCCCTGGGCATAGGCTCCTGCTACATCGGGGATATTATGGAGCAGTATGAGACACACAGAGATTTGTTCGGCCTTCCTAAGTATGCAGTTCCGGCTGCAATGGTAGTCTTTGGATACCCTACAAAGCAGCAGGCGGAGAGGAAGAAGCCGGAACGGCTTAGGCCTGAGGCTGTGGTGTTTGAAAATTCCTACCGCCGTTTAGATCCTGAGGAATTCACCCGGGAACTTAAGCGTATTCAGGGCAGGGAAGAGGATTTTGAACACTGGGTAAAGGCATTTTGCAAACGCAAATGGAATTCTGATTTCAGCACTGAAATGAGCCGGTCAATGGAGGCCATGATAGAGTCATGGAAGAAAGAGGAGTAAAGGAAGCCATGGAGCTAAACATATTATACGAGGATGAAGAGATACTGGTGGCGGAAAAGCCGGTGGGAATGGAATCCCAATCAGCCAGATCCTTTGAGCCGGATATGGTCAGCGAGGTAAAGAAACATATCAACAGATTATCCCCAAAGCAAGGGGAGCCATATGTGGGAGTTATCCACAGGCTGGACAAACCGGTGGGGGGCGTCATGGTTTATGCTAAAACAAAAGACGCTGCAGAGTCTTTAAGCAGGCAGGTTTCCATGCATCAGATGGAGAAAATCTATTATGCAGTGGTTTGTGGAAAACCTGTGGAAAACTTTGGAGCATACGTGGATTATTTGTGGAAGGACGGAAAAAATAATTGTTCAAAAATTGTGGATAAGGGGATAAAAGGTGCAAAGCTTGCAGAACTATCCTACCAGATTGTGGATGAACGGAGCATAGGGAATGAGGTATGCAGCCTGGCTAAGATCATTTTAAAAACCGGCCGCCATCATCAGATCCGGGTGCAGATGGCTGGCCATGGAACACCCCTTTGGGGAGACCAAAAGTATAATCCTCTTTTTCAGAAGGGATACCGCAGCGGTAATGTGGCTTTGTTTGCTTACAGCCTTACCTTTACCCATCCGGTTACGAAGAAACGGATGACTTTTTCCGTAAAACCAAAGGGAGATATTTTTGAAACGTTCTTATTGCCGGAAATGGCATAAAGAAGGAATTTTTTACTAAAGAGATTTCGCATATTTTCATTCCCTACGGCTCATAATAGTGATTGTACAAAAGAAGTACAAATCAGAAACAGGTGAGTCCATGGTGAAACCGAGCAGGAAACTGAAGAAAACATTATTAATATTGGGAGTTACAGGGGCAGTGTATTTCAGTTTTCGATATCTGCTGCCCCTTGTGATTCCCTTTTTGATTGCCTATGTATTTGCCCTCTCTCTTCGGCCTTCGGCTCTTTGGATTGAGAGAAAGACCCGTTTTGCCATAAAGGGGCGGGAGATTTCCGTTCCCCTTGCAAT is a window of [Clostridium] saccharolyticum WM1 DNA encoding:
- a CDS encoding GIY-YIG nuclease family protein, with protein sequence MNYTYILKCADDTLYCGWTNHLEKRLSAHNQGKGAKYTKARRPVVLAYWEEFSTKEEAMRREAAIKKLSRRDKLKLMGEIG
- the trhA gene encoding PAQR family membrane homeostasis protein TrhA codes for the protein MEFKIKDPVSAITHFIAMILALVAATPLLIKASSDGRLHLAALTVFCISMVFLYAASTIYHTLDISPKINRLLKKIDHMMIFILIAGTYTPVCLIVLGDETGWGLLALVWGIAVTGILIKACFIMCPKWFSSSLYIAMGWVCVLAFTKIIDALSPAGFLWLLAGGIIYTLGGIIYALKLPVFNAKHKSFGSHEIFHLFVMGGSLCHYILMYHFVA
- a CDS encoding nitroreductase family protein, coding for MNQTIKELMERKSVRVYEERVIEPEKKAAILEAALQAPTAGNMTLYSIIDVTDQKRKETLSITCDNQPFIAKAPLVLVFVADYHRWYELFCHYEDVVRKPGLGDLMLACDDALIAAQNAVVAAESLGIGSCYIGDIMEQYETHRDLFGLPKYAVPAAMVVFGYPTKQQAERKKPERLRPEAVVFENSYRRLDPEEFTRELKRIQGREEDFEHWVKAFCKRKWNSDFSTEMSRSMEAMIESWKKEE
- a CDS encoding RluA family pseudouridine synthase yields the protein MEERGVKEAMELNILYEDEEILVAEKPVGMESQSARSFEPDMVSEVKKHINRLSPKQGEPYVGVIHRLDKPVGGVMVYAKTKDAAESLSRQVSMHQMEKIYYAVVCGKPVENFGAYVDYLWKDGKNNCSKIVDKGIKGAKLAELSYQIVDERSIGNEVCSLAKIILKTGRHHQIRVQMAGHGTPLWGDQKYNPLFQKGYRSGNVALFAYSLTFTHPVTKKRMTFSVKPKGDIFETFLLPEMA